The Acidimicrobiales bacterium region AAGGGACTCGCCGCAGCCGACGAGCTGGGACACTTCTACCCCGACCTGGCCGACGAGGCGTTCGAAGCTCACTTCGCCATCTTCCACCAGCGGTTCTCCACCAACACACTGCCCACATGGGAGCGCGCCCAGCCCTTCCGGATGCTGTGCCACAACGGCGAGATCAACGCCTTGTGGGGGAACGAGCGGCGGATGATCGCTCGCTCACGCCTGGGCACCGACGACGCCGGGCTCGGACCCGAGGAGCTGTTCCGGCCGGTCCTCGACCCCACCACCTCGGACTCGGGCAAGCTCGACGAGGCGCTCGAGCTGCTGGTGCGCGGCGGTCGCCACCTCGACCACGCCATGGCCATGCTCATCCCCGACGCGTGGGAGGCCGGTCGCGACCTGTCGGCCGAGGTCCAGGGCTTCTACCGGTACCACTCGGCACTGATGGAGCCGTGGGACGGGCCCGCCGGCGTCATCTTCACCGATGGCCTCAACGTCGGCGCCGCCCTCGACCGCAACGGGCTTCGTCCCCTGCGCTACCTGGTGTGCGACGACGGCCTGATCGTGTGCGCCTCCGAGGTCGGCGCGGTCGACGTCTCGGGGCGAGGCCCGGTGCAGCGTGGTCGACTCGGGCCCGGGCAGATGATGCTGGTCACACCCGAGGACGGAGGGGTGCGCTTCGACAACGAGGTCAAGGAGCGCCTCGCCACCCGCAAGCCCTACAGCCGTTGGGCGGCCGATGGCTTCCGCCGGCTCCCCCCGGGTGAACCGGTGCTCACCCCACCCGCCGACCTCGCCTCGCGCCAGGCCGTCCACGGATACAACAAGGAAGAGCTGGCCATGGTCATCAAGCCCATGGCCGCCGATGCCTACGAGCCCACCTTTGCCATGGGCGACGACACGCCGCTCCCACAGTTCGCCGACCGGCCGCGACCCATCCACCACTATCTCCGCCAGCGTTTCGCGCAGGTCACCAACCCGGCCATCGACCCCATCCGCGAGCGGGCGGTCATGAGCCTGCAGACCCAGATCGGGCCCCGGGCCCCGATCCTGACCGAGACACCGGCCGCCACCCGGGTGCTCACCCTGCCCTCGTTCTTCGTGTACCCCTCGGCGGTCGAGGTGCTGCACGATCCCAGCCGCAACCCGTTCCCGGTCTCCTACCTCGACGCCACCTTCTCCGCCGAACGCGGTCCAGCGGGGCTGCGCGAGACCATCGAGCGCCTCGCCGACGAGGCCAGCACCGCGGTGGCCGGAGGCACCGGCGTGATCGTCATCGACCACGGCAACATCTCGCCACAACGGGCACCGGTCCCGTCGTTGCTGTCAGCCGGAGCCATCCACCAGCGTCTCGTCGCCGACCACCTCCGCTCCGACACCAGCCTCATCGTCGTGGCCGACGACGCCCGCGACGTGCACCACGTCGCCTCGCTGCTCGGCTTCGGAGCCGACGCGATCTGTCCGCGCCTCGCGTTGCACACCGTCGGCGCCGAGGCCGACGACGACGACAGCGACGACGTCAGTCCCGAGGCCCAGTACAACTTCCAGGCCGCCACCGAGGCCGGAGTGCTCAAGATCCTGTCCAAGATGGGCATCTCCACCGTCGACAGCTACCGGGGGGCACAGATCTTCGAGGTCATCGGCCTCGGCGCCGAGGTGGTCGACACCTGCTTCACCGGCTCGACCTCGCTGGTCGGCGGTGTCGGGTGGGAGGCCCTCGGCGAGGACGTCCTGTGGTTGCACGACACGGCCTGGCCCGACGACGAGGACGAGCCGTCGATCCCCTCGCCCGGTTGGATCCGCGACCGCAAGGGCGGCGAGTACCACTCCAACTCCAAGGACATGGTCGAGACCATGCACGCCTTCACCGGAGCTGCCCAACCGGTGCGCGAGCGCCCGGCCAGAGCCACGCGCAACCCCGATCTCACCGCCACCGCCGATTCGTCCGACGGCGACGACTCGCCCAACGGCGGCGGCACCGACGAGGTCGCCGCGGCCGAACAGGGCGCCGAGCGCGACGCTGCGGCAGCCGCCACCGAGGCCGGCATGGAAGCCACACCCGAGCAGCTCGCCGACATGACCGAGGCCCACCTGCTCCAAGCCGCCATTCGCGGGGAGTCGCGCGACCTCTACGACGCGTTCACCCGCACCGTGAACGAACGTCCCGTCACCGAGCTGCACGACCTGCTCGAGCTGGTTCCCGCCTCCGATCCCATCCCCATCGACGAGGTCGAGCCCGCGACCGAGATCGCCAAGCGGTTCAGCACTGGCGCGATGTCCCACGGCGCGCTCTCCAAGGAGGCGCACGAGAACCTGGCCCAGGCCATGAACATCATCGGGGGCAAGGCCAACTGCGGCGAGGGCGGTGAAGACCCGTACCGGTACCGGACCCGCGGCATGGGCCGCGACGACAAGAACTCGCGCATCAAGCAGGTGGCCTCGGGTCGGTTCGGGGTGACCCCCGAGTACCTGGCCTTCGCCGACGAGATCCAGATCAAGGTGGCGCAGGGTTCCAAGCCCGGCGAGGGGGGCCAGCTTCCTGGCCACAAGGTCTCCGCCGAGATCGCCCGCCTCCGCCACACCCAGGAGGGCGTGGGGCTCATCTCGCCGCCACCCCACCACGACATCTACTCCATCGAGGATCTGGCGCAGCTCATCTACGACCTCAAGCAGGTCAACGCCGCCCATGTGTCGGTGAAGCTCGTCGCCGAGGACGGCGTGGGAACCATCGCCGCCGGTGTGGTGAAGGCGCTGGCCGACGTCGTGCACCTGTCGGGCGCCAACGGTGGCACCGGCGCCAGCCCGCTGTCGTCGATCAAGCACGCCGGCATGCCCTGGGAGCTGGGCCTGGCCGACTGTCAGCAGTCGCTGGTCGAGAACGGCCTGCGCAGCCGCACCACGTTGCGCGTCGACGGTGGCTTCAAGAACGGGCGCCAGGTCATCACCGCCGCGCTGCTCGGCGCTGACGAGTACTCGTTCGGCACCGCGGCCATGATCGCCGAGGGTTGCATCATGTTGCGGGCCTGCCACCGCGACACCTGCAAGCCCGGCGTCGCCACCCAGCGCCCCCACTTGCGGGCCAACTTCGTGGGCACCCCCGAGGGCGTCGCCACCTACTTCATGTTCATCGCCGACGAGGTCCGGGGATTTCTCGCCCAGCTCGGCCTGCGGTCGCTCGACGAGGCAGTCGGCCGGGTCGACCTGCTGCGCCAGCGCAGCACCGGCGACCCCAGAACCGACTCGGTCGACCTCTCGCCCTTGCTCATCGACGCGGCCGACGGCGACGCGCCCCGCCGCTTCGTCGAGCGCGTCGACCTGCAGGACCCACGAGCCGACCTCGGCGACCAGTTGCTGGCCGATGGGTTCCGCCCCATCTGGGACGGCGACGAGATCGACCTCGAGTACACGATCCGCAACCGGGATCGGTCCCTCGGCGCCGCGCTGTCGGGTGCGGTCGCCCTCGAGTTCGGCACGACCCCGCCCCGCGGGCGGGCCAGGGTCAAGCTGAGTGGCTCTGCCGGGCAGAGCTTCGGGGTGTTCCTCGGTTCCGGGCTCGAGCTCGACCTGACGGGCGAGGCCAACGACTACGTCGGCAAGGGCATGGGCGGTGGCCGCATCACGGTTCGCCCGCCCGCCGACGACGCCTCGCTGTCCCGGGGCACCCACGTCGACCACACGCCCGCGCTGGTGGGCAACACCTGCCTCTACGGGGCCACCGGCGGCGAGCTGTTCGTGGCCGGTGCCGCAGGCGAGCGCTTCGCGGTCCGCAACAGCGGCGCGGTGGCCGTCGTCGAGGGGGTCGGCGACCACGGTTGTGAGTACATGACCGGCGGCACCGTGGTGGTCATCGGGCGGATGGGCTTCAACTTCGGTGCCGGCATGACCGGCGGTCAGGCCTTCGTCTGGGATCCCCAGCTCGAGCGGCTCATCCGGCGGCTCAACGCCGATCTGGTCGAGGCGATCCGTCCCGATGTGGTGGCGCTCGACGACGCCAAGCTGCTGCTCGAGCGCCATGCCGAGCTCACCGGTTCGGCCCGTGCCGCTGAGCTGCTCGACGACTGGGACCGGATCGAGAACCAGATCTGGCACGTGGTCCCGCGCGACCGCACGAGCCGCATCGCGTCGGGAATCGCCCACCGGGTCACCAACGCCTGACCCGGTGAGCGTGGCCCGCGGTCAGGGCGCCGTGGTTGCGGCGCATCGAGGTCTGCTCCAGACGCATCGTCCCGGTGCGGTTGTTGCTCACGAAGAAGATGGCTTCGATGACGATCTCGGGTCCGGTGTCGTTGCGGATCTTGGCGGTCTCGTCCATGACGATGGTGACCGGATCGGGACCGCAGCCGAAGGCGATGACCCCACCCTTGGCCACGGTGTCGACGACCGCTCGGGAGGTGCAGCTCTCGGCGGTGCCGTTGCCGATGACGTGGTCGGGCGAGGTGGCGTCGGCTCCCCAGGCCTCGAGCGGGATGGTCGCCTGGCCGTTGGGTGGCTGGCTGGTGTTCTCCCAGTCGTCGGGCAGCGTCGGCAACGTGTGCCGCCTGTTGGGCGCCATCCCTGAGTGTCTATCCGCTGGGACCGCTCGGGTCTGCGCGGGGTGGTCGGAGGTGTCCGTTGTTGATGCGGCGTAGTTGGGTTCGGACTTTGGCGTCGGCGGGTGGGGGTCGGCTGGGGAGGCGGCGCCGGCCGTTTGGTGAGACGAAGGTGATCTCGCCGTTGGGGTTGCCTTGGATGGTCCAGTTGCCTTCGTGGACCAGGCGGTGGTGTTCCCAGCACAAGCCGACCAGGTTGTCGAGGTTGGTGGGTCCGCCGTTGGACCAGTGCGCGATGTGGTGGATCTGGCGGATCTTGCGCTCGCAGCCGAACCCGCGGCAGCAGATGTCGCGCCCGTGGACCTGGCGGCGTTGCCACCACGGGACCTGCTGGGAGGCGCGGGCGACGCCGACGGTGGCGCCGTCGGGGCCGTGCAGGGCGACCTCGACGCGGGCGTCACACATGGAGCGCATGACCCCTGAGTGGCAGAGGGCGAGGTCGCCGATGAAGCCGTTGCCGGGCCGGTCTTGGTCGACGACCGCGGACTCGGCGTGGATGACCACCGTGGCCCGGTCGGGAGCAGAGGCGGAGCCGAGTTTGCGGGTGGCCAGGTCATGGAGTGCGTCAGCACGCCGGGTGGCGATCGGTGCCCAGGAGCCCGTGGTGGGATCGGGTCCCCAACCCTCGGCGATCGAATCGAGTGCCTGGTTGATCGCCTCACCCTGGTCGAAGGGCAAGAACCCGCCATAGACCCATCCGCCGCGGCGGTGGTCGCGTCGCCACCGAAACGACCGGGCGGTGTGCGCGTCGTTCGCCTCATCGTCGGAGAGGGGTCGGGCCTGGCGGGCCATGAGCGCGATCTGGCGGGCAGAACGCCCGGGCAGCTCAGCCGCGAGGTCGGTGTCGTCCTCGGCGGTGGCGAACTTGGTGGCAGGCCGTATCTGGTCCCATGACATCGCCCCGGCCGCGTAGGCCTGGCGCAGAGCGGGCAGCACCTGCAACCCGGCGGCGACACGTTGGCATTCGCTGGCGTGTTCGCGGGCCAGGCCCAGGCGACCCACCAGCCACGGGGTGGTGCCGGTGGCGCCGTCGAGTTCGTAGTCGCCACAGGAGCTGGCGGCAGCGACCACATCCAACAACTCGGCATGGGTGGCCGCCATCATCGCCGACAGTTGTTCGATCGCCACCAGCCGCTCATCGGCGCTGGACTCGGCGTAGCGAGCCGCGTTGGGCGACAACACCATCGCCTCGATTGGCTCTGTGACCACTGTGGTCTGTCCCATCGGATGCCTCGACACGCTCGACCAACGAGAGGGAGCCGCAACCCGGCTCCGATGGGGAAGAACCACAGCCTATCGAACACACGTTCTGGTGTCAAGCACCCCCGCTCGTCCCTTCGACACGCCTCGTGGCTCAGTGTCGTGGCTAGTCGACCAACCGGAGGCCGGTGGGACTGATGGAGCCCGCCACGAGCGGCAGGTCGACCACGAACTCGGTGAGGTGGGCCGGGAAGACGTGTTCGCTCACCAGGACCGCTGCGCCCTCGGTGTCGCGGGTGACCCGGTCGCAGACCAGCACCGGCGATCCCAAGGGGATGTCGAGGACGGCGGCGTCGGCCTCGCTCGCCGCGCCCGCGCCGATCGTCTGGGTCGCCCCGCCGAGCGGCACGCCGATGAGGTCGTAGAACGAGCTGCGTTCGACGTCGGCACGCGACAGCTCGGACGCGAGGTGCTCGGGGCACCACACGGTGACGCGGGCGAAGGGCGCACCGTCAGCGAGATTGATCCGGCGCACCCGCAGCACCGATCCGGACCCCAGCACCTCGCTCACCGACGGCGGAGGCGCCATGAACCCGAAGTCGAGGATCTTGCGGACCGGGGCCGCTCCGGATTCGGCCAGCTGGGCCTCGATGGTGCCGAGCCGGCCGAGGCTCTGGCTGACCGGATCGACCGCGACGAACCACCCGAAGCCCTGGCGCGAGTCGACCAGGCCCTCCTGGCGCAACAGTTCGAGCGCCTTGCGGATCGTGACCCGGCTCACCTCGTGGGTCGCCGACAGCGTTGCCTCGCTGGGCAGCAGGCGACCGCCGGCGAGCTCGCCGGTCGCGATCTGGCGCCGGATCTCGTCGGCGATGGCTCGATAGCGGATCGTTCTCACTTGTCCTATACTTGTATCGTTTCGCGGTTCGGGCAAACGATCCGAACCGAGCATCGCCACCCGTCCGTCGAGTCGAACCAGAGGTCGCCCGCCATGGCTGTCGCCGCCAACACCCCCATCGAGCTCATCGAGCGCGTGTACAGCACCCTCGACGAACGCCTGGCCACCGGTCGCCGCCGCCTCGGTCGACCGCTCACCCTCGCCGAGAAGGTCCTGGTCAACCACCTCGACGACCCCGAGACCGGTGGCCTCGATCGGGGTGTCTCCTACACCGACCTGCGTCCCGACCGCGTCGCCATGCAGGACGCGACCGCACAGATGGCCCTGCTGCAGTTCATGACCGCGGGCCTGCCCGAGGTCCAGGTGCCCTCCACGGTGCACTGCGACCACCTGATCCAGGCCAAGGAGGACGGCAAGGTCGATCTCCTCGCCGCCCTGGACAACAACAGCGAGGTCTACGAGTTCCTCGAATCGGTGTCGGCCAAGTACGGCATCGGGTTCTGGAAGCCCGGCTCGGGGATCATCCACCAGGTCGTGCTCGAGCAGTACGCCTTCCCCGGTGGGATGATGATCGGCACCGACAGCCACACGCCCAACGCCGGAGGCCTGGGCATGGTGGCCATCGGCGTTGGCGGGGCCGACGCGGTCGACGTCATGACCGGCTTCCCGTTCAACGTGCGCTGGCCAAAGCTCATCGGCGTGAAGCTCACCGGCTCGCTCAACGGCTGGACCGCGCCGAAGGACATCATCCTCGAGGTCGCCCGCATCCTCACGGTCAAGGGCGGCACCGGCGCCATCGTCGAGTACTTCGGACCCGGCGCCGAGTCGATCAGCGCCACCGGTAAGGCCACGATCTGCAACATGGGCGCCGAGATCGGCGCCACCACCTCCATGTTCGGCTACGACGACGCCATGGCCCGCTACCTCAAGTCCACCGGCCGCGAGCAGGTGGCCGACGCGGCCAACGCGGTGGCCCACCACCTGCGGGCCGACGACGAGGTGCTCGCCGACCCCGAGCAGTTCTACGACCAGGTCATCGAGATCGATCTCGACACGCTCGAACCGCTGATCAACGGGCCGCACACCCCCGATCTGTCCCGCCCCGTCTCCCGTGTCGGCGGCGACGCCAGGCTCAACGACTGGCCCACCGAGATCAGCTACGCCCTGGTGGGTTCGTGCACCAACTCGTCCTACGAGGACATCACCCGTGCCGCGAGCATCGCCCGTCAGGCGGCGGCCGAGGGCATCACCTGCAAGACCGACCTGATGATCACCCCGGGATCGGAGCAGGTGCGCGCCACCATCGAGCGCGACGGCCTGCTCGCCGACTTCGAACGCATCGGTGCCACCGTGCTCGCCAACGCCTGCGGCCCCTGCATCGGCCAGTGGTCGCGCTCGGACGTGTCCGAGGGCGACGTCAACACCATCGTCACCTCCTACAACCGCAACTTCCCCAAGCGCAACGACGGCTTCTCCACCACCCTCGCGTTCGTGACCTCACCCGAGACGGTGGTGGCGTTGGCCCTCGCCGGCACGCTGGACTTCAACCCGCTCACCGACACCCTCACCAACGAAGCCGGCGATGAGGTCCTCCTCGCCGTCCCGGTCGGCGAAGAGCTCCCCGACCAGGGGTTCACCGCAGGCGAGAGCGGCTTCATCGCTCCGCCCGAGGACAGCTCCGGCGTGGAGATCGTCGTCAGCCCCGACTCCGATCGCCTGCAGCTGCTCGAGCCGTTCGAGGCGTGGGACGGAAACGATCTCGTCGAGCTGCCGGTGCTGGTCAAGGCCACGGGCAAGTGCACCACCGACCACATCTCCGCCGCCGGACCGTGGCTGCGCTACCGCGGGCACCTGGAGAACATCTCGGGGAACCTGTTCCTGGGCGCGGTCAACGCCTTCACCGGCGAGGCCGGCCAGGGCAAGGACATCACCGACGGCGAGACCCGTCCCTACCCCGAGATCGCCCGGCGCTACCACGAGGCCGGCATCGCCTGGGTGGCGGTCGGCGACGAGAACTACGGCGAGGGCTCCTCTCGGGAGCACGCCGCGATGGAACCCCGCTTCCGGGGGGCCAGGGCGGTCCTCACCCGCAGCTTCGCCCGCATCCACGAGACCAACCTCAAGAAGCAGGGCGTGCTGCCGCTGACCTTCGCCGACCCGGACGACTACGACAAGATCGGCGAGGACGACCGCATCTCGATCCTCGGTCTGGCCGAGCTGGCTCCCGACACCCCGGTGCAGGGCCGCATCCACCACGCCGACGGCACCACCACCGACATCACCCTCGACCACACCCTCTCGCCCGACCAGATCGAGTGGTTCCAGGCGGGCAGCGCCCTCAACATCATCCGCCGCCGCACCACCGGCTGAGCACCGATTGCCGCGGTGGAGCGACCCGTCGCTAGGCTGTGAGGTATGCCGAACATGACCGCAGCGGTCGGCGAGCGGGAGCAGGAGACCGCACTCCCCCGCGCCGAGATCACGGTCACCGGCCTGTCCAAGTCGTTCGGCTCGACCCCGGTGCTCCACGGCGTCGACCTGACCATCGAGCCGGGTGCGACCGTGGCTCTGCTCGGTCCGTCGGGGTGCGGCAAGACCACCCTGTTGCGCACCATCGCCGGCTTGGAGCGCCCCGACAGCGGCCGCATCACCATCGACGGAGAACTGGTCTCGGGCCCCAACACCGACCTGGTGCCCGAACGCCGACGCATCGGCATGGTCTTTCAGGACTGGGCCCTCTTCCCCCACATGTCTGTCGGCGCCAACGTCGGGTACGGCCTCGACAAGAGCGAGCGTCGTTCGGGACGCGTCGAGGAGAGCCTCGAGCTGGTCGGCCTCGGCGGCTTCGCCGGTCGCATGCCCTCCACGTTGTCCGGTGGCCAGCAGCAGCGGGTCGCGTTGGCCCGAGCGCTGGCACCGAGACCCCGTGCCATCCTGCTCGACGAGCCGTTCTCCAACCTCGACACCACGCTGCGGGTCCAGGTGCGCACCGAGGTCCATGCGCTGCTCTCGCGACTGGGCATCACCACCGTCTTCGTCACCCACGACCAAGAGGAGGCGTTCGTGCTGGGCGACGAGGTGGCAGTCATGAACGACGGCATGATCCTCCAGCAGGCGTCACCCGCGGCCATCTACGACGCGCCCGCCTCGCGATGGGTCGCATCCTTCGTCGGAGAGGCCAACCTGCTCCACGCCGACGCCCAGGGAGAGCTCGCAACCACCCGGTTGGGCCCGATCCCGCTGCGCCGGCCCACCCACGGCCCCGTCGAGCTCCTCCTGCGGCCCGAACAGCTCCTCGTCGAGCCTGTGCGGGACGATGAGATCGCCGATCCGGCCAGCACCGGCACGGTCGAGCTCATCGAGTTCTACGGGCACGACTGCGTGGCGATCGTGCGCTTCGACGACGGTGGCGAGCTGCGCACCAGATCCCCCGGCGCGCCGCGGGTCCGCCGAGG contains the following coding sequences:
- a CDS encoding DUF222 domain-containing protein; translation: MGQTTVVTEPIEAMVLSPNAARYAESSADERLVAIEQLSAMMAATHAELLDVVAAASSCGDYELDGATGTTPWLVGRLGLAREHASECQRVAAGLQVLPALRQAYAAGAMSWDQIRPATKFATAEDDTDLAAELPGRSARQIALMARQARPLSDDEANDAHTARSFRWRRDHRRGGWVYGGFLPFDQGEAINQALDSIAEGWGPDPTTGSWAPIATRRADALHDLATRKLGSASAPDRATVVIHAESAVVDQDRPGNGFIGDLALCHSGVMRSMCDARVEVALHGPDGATVGVARASQQVPWWQRRQVHGRDICCRGFGCERKIRQIHHIAHWSNGGPTNLDNLVGLCWEHHRLVHEGNWTIQGNPNGEITFVSPNGRRRLPSRPPPADAKVRTQLRRINNGHLRPPRADPSGPSG
- a CDS encoding glutamate synthase-related protein; this translates as MHAPKRELDACGIGFAADANGTTSRSIVAAALSGLANVKHRGAVAADARSGDGAGLLTPIPAKIFGAGNGVMTLFFRGEDPRPGVEAALAEEGLKLVDWRVPPTDDDHLGDLARDSKPNIVQVVFAGPEGHDDERSAYRLRRRVAATCADVYVASCSFQTIVYKGLAAADELGHFYPDLADEAFEAHFAIFHQRFSTNTLPTWERAQPFRMLCHNGEINALWGNERRMIARSRLGTDDAGLGPEELFRPVLDPTTSDSGKLDEALELLVRGGRHLDHAMAMLIPDAWEAGRDLSAEVQGFYRYHSALMEPWDGPAGVIFTDGLNVGAALDRNGLRPLRYLVCDDGLIVCASEVGAVDVSGRGPVQRGRLGPGQMMLVTPEDGGVRFDNEVKERLATRKPYSRWAADGFRRLPPGEPVLTPPADLASRQAVHGYNKEELAMVIKPMAADAYEPTFAMGDDTPLPQFADRPRPIHHYLRQRFAQVTNPAIDPIRERAVMSLQTQIGPRAPILTETPAATRVLTLPSFFVYPSAVEVLHDPSRNPFPVSYLDATFSAERGPAGLRETIERLADEASTAVAGGTGVIVIDHGNISPQRAPVPSLLSAGAIHQRLVADHLRSDTSLIVVADDARDVHHVASLLGFGADAICPRLALHTVGAEADDDDSDDVSPEAQYNFQAATEAGVLKILSKMGISTVDSYRGAQIFEVIGLGAEVVDTCFTGSTSLVGGVGWEALGEDVLWLHDTAWPDDEDEPSIPSPGWIRDRKGGEYHSNSKDMVETMHAFTGAAQPVRERPARATRNPDLTATADSSDGDDSPNGGGTDEVAAAEQGAERDAAAAATEAGMEATPEQLADMTEAHLLQAAIRGESRDLYDAFTRTVNERPVTELHDLLELVPASDPIPIDEVEPATEIAKRFSTGAMSHGALSKEAHENLAQAMNIIGGKANCGEGGEDPYRYRTRGMGRDDKNSRIKQVASGRFGVTPEYLAFADEIQIKVAQGSKPGEGGQLPGHKVSAEIARLRHTQEGVGLISPPPHHDIYSIEDLAQLIYDLKQVNAAHVSVKLVAEDGVGTIAAGVVKALADVVHLSGANGGTGASPLSSIKHAGMPWELGLADCQQSLVENGLRSRTTLRVDGGFKNGRQVITAALLGADEYSFGTAAMIAEGCIMLRACHRDTCKPGVATQRPHLRANFVGTPEGVATYFMFIADEVRGFLAQLGLRSLDEAVGRVDLLRQRSTGDPRTDSVDLSPLLIDAADGDAPRRFVERVDLQDPRADLGDQLLADGFRPIWDGDEIDLEYTIRNRDRSLGAALSGAVALEFGTTPPRGRARVKLSGSAGQSFGVFLGSGLELDLTGEANDYVGKGMGGGRITVRPPADDASLSRGTHVDHTPALVGNTCLYGATGGELFVAGAAGERFAVRNSGAVAVVEGVGDHGCEYMTGGTVVVIGRMGFNFGAGMTGGQAFVWDPQLERLIRRLNADLVEAIRPDVVALDDAKLLLERHAELTGSARAAELLDDWDRIENQIWHVVPRDRTSRIASGIAHRVTNA
- a CDS encoding aconitate hydratase, translating into MAVAANTPIELIERVYSTLDERLATGRRRLGRPLTLAEKVLVNHLDDPETGGLDRGVSYTDLRPDRVAMQDATAQMALLQFMTAGLPEVQVPSTVHCDHLIQAKEDGKVDLLAALDNNSEVYEFLESVSAKYGIGFWKPGSGIIHQVVLEQYAFPGGMMIGTDSHTPNAGGLGMVAIGVGGADAVDVMTGFPFNVRWPKLIGVKLTGSLNGWTAPKDIILEVARILTVKGGTGAIVEYFGPGAESISATGKATICNMGAEIGATTSMFGYDDAMARYLKSTGREQVADAANAVAHHLRADDEVLADPEQFYDQVIEIDLDTLEPLINGPHTPDLSRPVSRVGGDARLNDWPTEISYALVGSCTNSSYEDITRAASIARQAAAEGITCKTDLMITPGSEQVRATIERDGLLADFERIGATVLANACGPCIGQWSRSDVSEGDVNTIVTSYNRNFPKRNDGFSTTLAFVTSPETVVALALAGTLDFNPLTDTLTNEAGDEVLLAVPVGEELPDQGFTAGESGFIAPPEDSSGVEIVVSPDSDRLQLLEPFEAWDGNDLVELPVLVKATGKCTTDHISAAGPWLRYRGHLENISGNLFLGAVNAFTGEAGQGKDITDGETRPYPEIARRYHEAGIAWVAVGDENYGEGSSREHAAMEPRFRGARAVLTRSFARIHETNLKKQGVLPLTFADPDDYDKIGEDDRISILGLAELAPDTPVQGRIHHADGTTTDITLDHTLSPDQIEWFQAGSALNIIRRRTTG
- a CDS encoding ABC transporter ATP-binding protein, which translates into the protein MPNMTAAVGEREQETALPRAEITVTGLSKSFGSTPVLHGVDLTIEPGATVALLGPSGCGKTTLLRTIAGLERPDSGRITIDGELVSGPNTDLVPERRRIGMVFQDWALFPHMSVGANVGYGLDKSERRSGRVEESLELVGLGGFAGRMPSTLSGGQQQRVALARALAPRPRAILLDEPFSNLDTTLRVQVRTEVHALLSRLGITTVFVTHDQEEAFVLGDEVAVMNDGMILQQASPAAIYDAPASRWVASFVGEANLLHADAQGELATTRLGPIPLRRPTHGPVELLLRPEQLLVEPVRDDEIADPASTGTVELIEFYGHDCVAIVRFDDGGELRTRSPGAPRVRRGERVTVHPPQVATVAFDPAR
- a CDS encoding GntR family transcriptional regulator, which encodes MRTIRYRAIADEIRRQIATGELAGGRLLPSEATLSATHEVSRVTIRKALELLRQEGLVDSRQGFGWFVAVDPVSQSLGRLGTIEAQLAESGAAPVRKILDFGFMAPPPSVSEVLGSGSVLRVRRINLADGAPFARVTVWCPEHLASELSRADVERSSFYDLIGVPLGGATQTIGAGAASEADAAVLDIPLGSPVLVCDRVTRDTEGAAVLVSEHVFPAHLTEFVVDLPLVAGSISPTGLRLVD